In Planctomycetota bacterium, the sequence GTCGATGTATTCGAGCTGATTGTAGTACTGGGTGAACTGGTCCGTGCGGATCACGTCCAGGTGTCCGAACCGGGCCTCGACCGCCTCGCGCACCCGGTCCTCGGAAGCCCCCGGCCGCAGGTAGACGAAGCCCATGGAGACCGACTCCCCCATCCGAAGCTGGCGCTGCAGCACGGAATTGCAGGCCATGGCCCCGGCGCGTTCGAACTGGATGTCCGACTCGTAGACGCCCGCCACCCGGAACGTCTGGCCGAAAAGCTCCAGCGCATCCCCCGGCGCCAGCCCCAGCTCCCGCGCCGCGTCTTCGCCCACGATCACGTCCTCTTCGCGCTCCAGGAGCCGGCCCCGCACCTTTCCCTGAAACTTCGCCAGCAGCCGGTCCCCCGGCGTGCGCCCGAAAAGAGGCAGCGTCAGCAGGCGCCTCGGCTTGACCTTCAGCCCGCGCGGCGAAACCAGCGTGAAGGTCCCGGGAGAAAGATGCTCCACTTCCGGAAGCGACCGGATGAACTCCTGCTCCTCGCGCGTCACGCGGCTGAAGGCGGGATCGGTCACCGTCCGGTTGACCACGAGCAGCTGGGCTCCGCTTTCCCGCATGTAACGGTCCAGGCTCTCGCGGAACCCGCGGCCGACCGCGTGAAAGGCCACGATCGCCGCAATCCCGAGAGCGACCCCCAGGACGGAAAGCAGGGTCCGAACCCTCCGGCGCAGGAGATTCTTGAGGACTAGCACGTCTGGAGCGCTTCGCGCAGGTCGTGGATGAGATCGCCGGCG encodes:
- a CDS encoding ABC transporter permease; translated protein: MLVLKNLLRRRVRTLLSVLGVALGIAAIVAFHAVGRGFRESLDRYMRESGAQLLVVNRTVTDPAFSRVTREEQEFIRSLPEVEHLSPGTFTLVSPRGLKVKPRRLLTLPLFGRTPGDRLLAKFQGKVRGRLLEREEDVIVGEDAARELGLAPGDALELFGQTFRVAGVYESDIQFERAGAMACNSVLQRQLRMGESVSMGFVYLRPGASEDRVREAVEARFGHLDVIRTDQFTQYYNQLEYIDWFVWIVSLVSVAVGALEVLNTMLMSVSERTREIGTLRAVGWSRRRVLALVLLEGTVISVAGG